Proteins from one Chitinophaga oryzae genomic window:
- a CDS encoding LLM class flavin-dependent oxidoreductase — MKKIGFLSFGHWSNNAAYATRTAGDTLLQSIDLAVAAEEIGLDGAYFRVHHFAAQLASPFPLLAAIGARTSRIEIGTGVIDMRYENPLYMVEDAGAADLISEGRLQLGISRGSPEQVIDGWRYFGYELAEGETDADMGRRKALQFLDKLKGVGFAQPNPYPMFPNPPGLLRLEPHSEGLRDRIWWGAASNATAVWAAENGMYLQSSTLKYDESGKPFHVQQAEQIRLYKEAWKKAGHQREPRVSVSRSIFALVNDQDRYYFGREADRTDKVGYIESDRRAIFGRSYAAEPDQLIKELAKDEAVQEADTLLLTIPNTLGVDYNVHVLSSILTHVAPGLGWR; from the coding sequence ATGAAAAAAATAGGTTTTTTATCATTCGGGCACTGGTCCAATAACGCTGCCTATGCCACCCGTACAGCGGGGGATACGCTACTTCAGTCTATCGACCTGGCGGTTGCCGCCGAAGAGATCGGGTTGGACGGCGCTTATTTCCGGGTACATCATTTCGCGGCGCAGCTGGCGTCTCCGTTTCCGCTGCTGGCGGCTATCGGCGCCAGGACGAGCCGCATCGAGATCGGGACCGGTGTGATCGATATGCGTTATGAAAATCCGTTGTATATGGTAGAAGATGCCGGGGCTGCTGATTTGATTTCGGAAGGCCGGTTGCAGCTGGGGATCAGCAGAGGGTCGCCGGAGCAGGTGATTGATGGCTGGCGTTATTTTGGCTATGAGCTGGCTGAGGGAGAAACGGATGCCGATATGGGACGCCGCAAGGCCCTTCAGTTTTTGGATAAGTTAAAAGGTGTGGGGTTTGCCCAGCCTAATCCCTACCCGATGTTTCCGAATCCGCCGGGTTTATTGCGCCTGGAACCGCATTCCGAAGGACTAAGGGACCGGATCTGGTGGGGAGCTGCGTCGAACGCTACGGCTGTCTGGGCCGCTGAAAACGGCATGTACCTTCAAAGTTCTACCCTGAAATATGACGAAAGCGGCAAACCTTTCCATGTGCAACAGGCAGAGCAAATAAGGCTCTACAAAGAGGCGTGGAAAAAGGCAGGGCATCAGCGCGAGCCCAGGGTTTCCGTGAGCCGCTCTATATTTGCGCTGGTCAATGACCAGGACAGGTATTACTTCGGGCGGGAAGCTGACAGGACGGACAAGGTAGGGTATATTGAAAGTGACAGACGTGCTATTTTCGGAAGAAGTTATGCCGCGGAGCCCGACCAGCTGATAAAGGAATTAGCGAAAGACGAAGCGGTCCAGGAAGCGGACACACTGCTGTTAACGATACCGAATACATTAGGGGTGGATTATAACGTTCATGTGCTGTCTTCTATTTTAACGCATGTGGCGCCGGGATTGGGATGGCGTTAG